A segment of the Thermodesulfobacteriota bacterium genome:
TTTCACATTTTTGAAAGTGTATTGGGAAATATGCTTGTATGAAGCCAAAGAGTATAAACTTGGACGTCCTATTCTTTAATTTACAGGTATTAGGCTAAGTGATATAATTTTGAGCTATGAATGAAGATAGACGCCGGTTTTTTAAAGAAATTCTAATAAAGAAAATGGCCAGCCTTACGGGTATAGCTGAAGATACTGTTACAAGAATGAGCGAAGGGGATGGAACATTTCCTGACCCACTTGACCGCGCCATGACTGAAGCTAATACCTCTATTGAGCTTAGAACAAGAGATAGAGAAAGAAAACTAATATCCAAGATCCAAAAAGCTATTCGGAAAACCGAAGACGGCACATACGGGGTATGTGAGACGTGTGGGGATGATATTACCGAAGACAGGCTTTTGGTAAGGCCTGAAACGACTCTTTGTTTAGAGTGCAAGGAGGAGCAGGAACAGGAAGAAAAACAGTTTGGAAAGTAATTCTATGTAATTGAAATACTATTTAATTAGACCCGCCGAACACAAACCTTTCTAGAAAATCAGCATCTGACTCTTCTACAATAAGCCATTTACCATCAATTTTTGAAAACTTAATCCTCTCATTGACCTTAAATCTAGTTTTTGACTCATTCACTGAGGCATCTACCACTGTTAACTGAACAGCTTCCGTGGTGTCGCCCCTCTCATATATGCTTCTGCTAGCATGGCTAATCTTCAAATCATCAAATAGTGTTACGTTAGACAAAAAACCTTTCTTAACTTCCTCAAGCCCAAAAACTTTATTGTCTTTCTCAACACTATAGTCAGGATCTATTAGAGTCATATAAAGATCTACATCCTGAGTCTCAAATGCCTTTTCTCTTGTATCCAGAAGCTTCTCAATCTCTTCATTTTGAGAGTTTCCACATGAAGCTATAAAAGCTATAGATAGGAGTAATAAAAAAGAAAGTATCTTCATCCTTGTGCTGGGTCTTCCAATACCTCTTGAGGAGTTTCTTTAGGTGGTGGTGGGGTTTTCCCCTCAATATCACTTAGTAGTGATGACGCTTTGCTTGAATATTTCGCATCAGGGTATGTCTGAACTAAGTCGGTTAATGTGGCCCTGGCCAAATCGTATTCCTTTTGCTTTGCATATGCTCTTCCGAGAAGATACATAGCCTCGGGTAGCTGCTTGGTATCACTGTAGTCTTCAACTACGACGTTATATCTGTAGGCCGCAGCCCTATAATTTTTACGTTTATTATAAAAATTACCTATATAAATCTGTCTTTTAGCAAGCCTTTGACGGCACTTAACAATTCTCTTCTCTGCTTTTGCCACCAAAGGAGATTCGGGATATTTCTCTACAAAGATATTAAACCACTTTAGAGCCTCACGGGTGTTTGTCGGATCCCTGTCAGGGCTGCTTATCTCTCTATATAATGATCTTGCAAGTTGATAAGTAGCATAGGCTGCATCAGGATGCGCTGGGTGACGCTTTAAAAACTCCTCATACTCAATTGCAGCTTGTTCATACTCTCCTCTTTCAAAAAACACA
Coding sequences within it:
- the dksA gene encoding RNA polymerase-binding protein DksA, which gives rise to MNEDRRRFFKEILIKKMASLTGIAEDTVTRMSEGDGTFPDPLDRAMTEANTSIELRTRDRERKLISKIQKAIRKTEDGTYGVCETCGDDITEDRLLVRPETTLCLECKEEQEQEEKQFGK
- a CDS encoding outer membrane protein assembly factor BamD, whose amino-acid sequence is MSRFVTLLFLAFSLMFVVNCGSRSVPEGLNDQELYDAAVEMMNEEKGGFPWIFRGKDWETILNILKEVQLRYTYSPYATLAELRTGDVFFERGEYEQAAIEYEEFLKRHPAHPDAAYATYQLARSLYREISSPDRDPTNTREALKWFNIFVEKYPESPLVAKAEKRIVKCRQRLAKRQIYIGNFYNKRKNYRAAAYRYNVVVEDYSDTKQLPEAMYLLGRAYAKQKEYDLARATLTDLVQTYPDAKYSSKASSLLSDIEGKTPPPPKETPQEVLEDPAQG